From the genome of Mugil cephalus isolate CIBA_MC_2020 chromosome 2, CIBA_Mcephalus_1.1, whole genome shotgun sequence, one region includes:
- the trim2a gene encoding tripartite motif-containing protein 2 isoform X2 produces the protein MASEGATIPSPVVRQIDKQFLICSICLDRYENPKVLPCLHTFCERCLQNYIPAHSLTLSCPVCRQTSILPEKGVAALQNNFFITNLMDVLQRTPDSCSQEAAALNNITTVATGQLLSCPNHGGSVMEFYCPPCETAMCQECTSGEHGEHPTVPLKDVVEQHKASLQDQLHAVKKRLPEIDSALQVLSEILQQLTSQKSSIEDDIHTTFDELQKTLNVRKSVLLMELEVNYGLKQKVLQAQLDTLLQGQEGINSSCNFTEQALSHGTEAEVLLVKKQMGERLVELASQELPLQPGENDQLDFLVETEGLKKSIHNLGTIVTTNAVASETVATGEGLRHCVVGVPTSVTITTKDKDGELCKMGNAVITAEISTPDGSKGDGEILDNKNGTYEYLFTAPKEGTLNLSVRLYDQHIKGSPFKIKATKSIDVSPTSDGMKKRLKSPGSGHIKQKAIKRPASMYSTGRRKENPIEDDLIFRIGTKGRNKGEFTNLQGVAASSLGKVLIADSNNQCVQIFSNDGQFKSRFGVRGRTPGQLQRPTGVAVHPNGDIIIADYDNKWVSIFSSEGKFKNKIGSGKLMGPKGVSVDRNGHIIVVDNKACCVFIFQVNGKLVTKFGNRGNGDRQFAGPHFAAVNNNNEIIVTDFHNHSVKVFNTEGEFLLKFGSNGEGNGQFNAPTGVAVDVNGNIIVADWGNSRIQVFDGSGSFLSYINTSADPLYGPQGLALTSDGHVVVADSGNHCFKVYRYLQ, from the exons ATGGCCAGCGAAGGCGCCACTATTCCCAGTCCCGTCGTCCGCCAGATTGACAAGCAGTTCTTGATCTGCAGCATATGTCTGGACCGCTACGAAAACCCTAAAGTACTGCCCTGCCTGCATACCTTCTGTGAGAG GTGCCTGCAGAACTACATCCCGGCCCACAGCCTCACATTGTCGTGCCCCGTGTGCCGCCAGACCTCGATCCTGCCGGAGAAAGGTGTGGCGGCATTGCAGAACAACTTCTTCATCACCAACCTGATGGACGTGCTGCAGCGGACGCCGGACAGCTGCAGCCAGGAGGCCGCCGCTCTCAACAACATCACCACTGTGGCTACGGGCCAGCTCCTCTCCTGCCCCAACCATGGAGGCAGC GTCATGGAGTTTTACTGTCCTCCGTGTGAGACAGCCATGTGTCAAGAGTGCACAAGTGGCGAACACGGAGAACACCCTACTGTGCCTCTGAAAGACGTGGTGGAACAACACAAGGCCTCGTTACAGGACCAGCTACACGCCGTCAAGAAGAG GTTACCAGAGATCGACTCGGCCCTGCAGGTGCTGTCTGAGATTCTGCAGCAGCTGACCAGTCAGAAGAGCTCCATCGAGGACGACATCCACACGACCTTCGACGAGTTGCAGAAGACGCTCAATGTCCGCAAGAGTGTTTTACTCATGGAGTTGGAGGTCAACTACGGCCTGAAGCAGAAG GTGCTCCAAGCCCAGCTGGACACTCTGCTGCAGGGCCAGGAGGGAATTAACAGCAGCTGTAACTTCACGGAGCAGGCCCTGAGCCACGGCACCGAGGCCGAGGTGCTGCTGGTGAAGAAGCAGATGGGCGAGCGTCTCGTCGAGCTGGCCAGTCAGGAGCTTCCTCTGCAGCCCGGAGAGAACGACCAGCTGGACTTCCTCGTGGAGACCGAGGGACTAAAGAAGTCCATCCACAACCTGGGCACGATAGTAACCACGAACGCTGTGGCCTCTGAGACCGTGGCGACAGGTGAAGGGCTGCGGCACTGCGTGGTGGGGGTGCCCACGTCCGTCACCATAACCACCAAGGACAAGGACGGAGAGCTGTGCAAGATGGGCAACGCGGTGATCACGGCTGAAATCTCCACACCTGACGGAAGCAAAGGTGACGGAGAGATACTGGACAACAAGAACGGCACTTACGAGTACCTGTTCACGGCTCCTAAGGAGGGCACTTTAAACCTGTCAGTGCGTTTATATGACCAGCATATCAAAGGGAGCCCCTTCAAGATAAAGGCCACCAAATCAATAGACGTGTCGCCGACTTCGGACGGCATGAAGAAGAGGCTGAAGTCTCCAGGCAGTGGACACATCAAGCAGAAGGCCATCAAGAGGCCGGCCAGTATGTACAgcacagggaggaggaaagagaatcCCATTGAGGACGACCTCATCTTCAGAATCG GcacaaaaggaagaaacaaaggGGAGTTCACTAATCTGCAGGGGGTGGCTGCCTCCTCTCTGGGAAAGGTGCTGATTGCAGACAGCAACAACCAGTGTGTTCAG ATTTTTTCCAACGACGGCCAGTTCAAAAGTCGGTTTGGTGTCCGGGGCAGGACTCCGGGTCAGCTGCAGCGGCCGACGGGCGTGGCCGTCCACCCCAACGGTGACATCATCATCGCCGACTACGACAACAAATGGGTCAGCATCTTTTCTAGTGAAGGCAAGTTTAAG AACAAGATTGGCTCTGGGAAGCTGATGGGTCCCAAAGGAGTGTCAGTGGACAGAAACGGCCACATCATCGTGGTCGACAACAAGGCCTGCTGCGTGTTCATTTTCCAGGTCAACGGCAAGCTGGTCACCAAGTTCGGTAACCGCGGCAACGGTGACAGGCAGTTTGCAG GCCCTCACTTTGCTgctgtcaacaacaacaatgaaatcatTGTGACAGATTTCCACAACCACTCAGTCAAG GTGTTCAACACAGAAGGAGAATTCCTGCTGAAGTTCGGTTCTAACGGTGAAGGCAACGGCCAGTTCAACGCCCCCACGGGGGTGGCAGTGGACGTCAACGGGAACATCATAGTAGCAGACTGGGGCAACAGTCGGATACAG GTGTTTGACGGCAGCGGTTCATTCCTCTCGTACATCAACACATCAGCAGACCCTCTCTATGGCCCTCAGGGACTGGCGCTCACCTCTGACGGACACGTCGTGGTCGCAGATTCTGGCAACCACTGCTTCAAAGTCTACCGCTACCTGCAGTAG
- the trim2a gene encoding tripartite motif-containing protein 2 isoform X1: protein MASEGATIPSPVVRQIDKQFLICSICLDRYENPKVLPCLHTFCERCLQNYIPAHSLTLSCPVCRQTSILPEKGVAALQNNFFITNLMDVLQRTPDSCSQEAAALNNITTVATGQLLSCPNHGGSVMEFYCPPCETAMCQECTSGEHGEHPTVPLKDVVEQHKASLQDQLHAVKKRLPEIDSALQVLSEILQQLTSQKSSIEDDIHTTFDELQKTLNVRKSVLLMELEVNYGLKQKVLQAQLDTLLQGQEGINSSCNFTEQALSHGTEAEVLLVKKQMGERLVELASQELPLQPGENDQLDFLVETEGLKKSIHNLGTIVTTNAVASETVATGEGLRHCVVGVPTSVTITTKDKDGELCKMGNAVITAEISTPDGSKGDGEILDNKNGTYEYLFTAPKEGTLNLSVRLYDQHIKGSPFKIKATKSIDVSPTSDGMKKRLKSPGSGHIKQKAIKRPASMYSTGRRKENPIEDDLIFRIGTKGRNKGEFTNLQGVAASSLGKVLIADSNNQCVQIFSNDGQFKSRFGVRGRTPGQLQRPTGVAVHPNGDIIIADYDNKWVSIFSSEGKFKNKIGSGKLMGPKGVSVDRNGHIIVVDNKACCVFIFQVNGKLVTKFGNRGNGDRQFAGTLNGPHFAAVNNNNEIIVTDFHNHSVKVFNTEGEFLLKFGSNGEGNGQFNAPTGVAVDVNGNIIVADWGNSRIQVFDGSGSFLSYINTSADPLYGPQGLALTSDGHVVVADSGNHCFKVYRYLQ from the exons ATGGCCAGCGAAGGCGCCACTATTCCCAGTCCCGTCGTCCGCCAGATTGACAAGCAGTTCTTGATCTGCAGCATATGTCTGGACCGCTACGAAAACCCTAAAGTACTGCCCTGCCTGCATACCTTCTGTGAGAG GTGCCTGCAGAACTACATCCCGGCCCACAGCCTCACATTGTCGTGCCCCGTGTGCCGCCAGACCTCGATCCTGCCGGAGAAAGGTGTGGCGGCATTGCAGAACAACTTCTTCATCACCAACCTGATGGACGTGCTGCAGCGGACGCCGGACAGCTGCAGCCAGGAGGCCGCCGCTCTCAACAACATCACCACTGTGGCTACGGGCCAGCTCCTCTCCTGCCCCAACCATGGAGGCAGC GTCATGGAGTTTTACTGTCCTCCGTGTGAGACAGCCATGTGTCAAGAGTGCACAAGTGGCGAACACGGAGAACACCCTACTGTGCCTCTGAAAGACGTGGTGGAACAACACAAGGCCTCGTTACAGGACCAGCTACACGCCGTCAAGAAGAG GTTACCAGAGATCGACTCGGCCCTGCAGGTGCTGTCTGAGATTCTGCAGCAGCTGACCAGTCAGAAGAGCTCCATCGAGGACGACATCCACACGACCTTCGACGAGTTGCAGAAGACGCTCAATGTCCGCAAGAGTGTTTTACTCATGGAGTTGGAGGTCAACTACGGCCTGAAGCAGAAG GTGCTCCAAGCCCAGCTGGACACTCTGCTGCAGGGCCAGGAGGGAATTAACAGCAGCTGTAACTTCACGGAGCAGGCCCTGAGCCACGGCACCGAGGCCGAGGTGCTGCTGGTGAAGAAGCAGATGGGCGAGCGTCTCGTCGAGCTGGCCAGTCAGGAGCTTCCTCTGCAGCCCGGAGAGAACGACCAGCTGGACTTCCTCGTGGAGACCGAGGGACTAAAGAAGTCCATCCACAACCTGGGCACGATAGTAACCACGAACGCTGTGGCCTCTGAGACCGTGGCGACAGGTGAAGGGCTGCGGCACTGCGTGGTGGGGGTGCCCACGTCCGTCACCATAACCACCAAGGACAAGGACGGAGAGCTGTGCAAGATGGGCAACGCGGTGATCACGGCTGAAATCTCCACACCTGACGGAAGCAAAGGTGACGGAGAGATACTGGACAACAAGAACGGCACTTACGAGTACCTGTTCACGGCTCCTAAGGAGGGCACTTTAAACCTGTCAGTGCGTTTATATGACCAGCATATCAAAGGGAGCCCCTTCAAGATAAAGGCCACCAAATCAATAGACGTGTCGCCGACTTCGGACGGCATGAAGAAGAGGCTGAAGTCTCCAGGCAGTGGACACATCAAGCAGAAGGCCATCAAGAGGCCGGCCAGTATGTACAgcacagggaggaggaaagagaatcCCATTGAGGACGACCTCATCTTCAGAATCG GcacaaaaggaagaaacaaaggGGAGTTCACTAATCTGCAGGGGGTGGCTGCCTCCTCTCTGGGAAAGGTGCTGATTGCAGACAGCAACAACCAGTGTGTTCAG ATTTTTTCCAACGACGGCCAGTTCAAAAGTCGGTTTGGTGTCCGGGGCAGGACTCCGGGTCAGCTGCAGCGGCCGACGGGCGTGGCCGTCCACCCCAACGGTGACATCATCATCGCCGACTACGACAACAAATGGGTCAGCATCTTTTCTAGTGAAGGCAAGTTTAAG AACAAGATTGGCTCTGGGAAGCTGATGGGTCCCAAAGGAGTGTCAGTGGACAGAAACGGCCACATCATCGTGGTCGACAACAAGGCCTGCTGCGTGTTCATTTTCCAGGTCAACGGCAAGCTGGTCACCAAGTTCGGTAACCGCGGCAACGGTGACAGGCAGTTTGCAGGTACACTCAATG GCCCTCACTTTGCTgctgtcaacaacaacaatgaaatcatTGTGACAGATTTCCACAACCACTCAGTCAAG GTGTTCAACACAGAAGGAGAATTCCTGCTGAAGTTCGGTTCTAACGGTGAAGGCAACGGCCAGTTCAACGCCCCCACGGGGGTGGCAGTGGACGTCAACGGGAACATCATAGTAGCAGACTGGGGCAACAGTCGGATACAG GTGTTTGACGGCAGCGGTTCATTCCTCTCGTACATCAACACATCAGCAGACCCTCTCTATGGCCCTCAGGGACTGGCGCTCACCTCTGACGGACACGTCGTGGTCGCAGATTCTGGCAACCACTGCTTCAAAGTCTACCGCTACCTGCAGTAG